From a single Streptomyces sp. NBC_00377 genomic region:
- a CDS encoding carbohydrate ABC transporter permease yields the protein MSTTVTASPAKNTAPRLRTPRKKHSPGKPKRNVLLTVLMALMVLYTVVPLIWLVINSTKTQAGLADSNGLWFAHDFALWDNIRTTFTYHDGIFGRWLLNTLLYVVLGAGGATLLAVLGGYALAKFQFPGKRAIFAVVIGAVAVPATALAVPTFLMFSKMGLTDTPWAVIIPSLVSPFGLYLMWVFAAEAIPTELLEAARMDGASEVRTFFQVALPLLAPGIVTVLLFTTVATWNNYFLPLIMLKDPDWYPLTLGLSAWSSQAQTIGGDVIFNLVITGSLLTIIPLIAAFLFLQKYWQSGLAAGSVKE from the coding sequence ATGAGCACGACTGTCACCGCCTCCCCCGCGAAGAACACCGCCCCGAGGCTGCGGACCCCCCGCAAGAAGCACAGCCCGGGCAAGCCGAAGCGCAATGTGCTGCTGACGGTGCTGATGGCCCTGATGGTCCTCTACACCGTGGTGCCGCTGATCTGGCTGGTCATCAACTCCACGAAGACCCAGGCGGGCCTGGCCGACTCCAACGGACTGTGGTTCGCCCACGACTTCGCCCTCTGGGACAACATCCGGACCACCTTCACCTACCACGACGGCATCTTCGGACGCTGGCTGCTGAACACGCTGCTGTACGTGGTGCTCGGTGCGGGTGGCGCGACCCTGCTGGCCGTGCTGGGCGGGTACGCCCTTGCGAAGTTCCAGTTCCCCGGCAAGCGCGCCATCTTCGCCGTGGTGATCGGTGCGGTCGCCGTGCCGGCCACTGCGCTGGCCGTGCCGACCTTCCTGATGTTCAGCAAGATGGGGCTGACCGACACCCCGTGGGCGGTGATCATCCCGTCGCTCGTGTCACCGTTCGGCCTCTACCTGATGTGGGTGTTCGCCGCGGAGGCGATCCCGACCGAGCTGCTGGAGGCGGCCCGGATGGACGGGGCGAGCGAGGTGCGCACCTTCTTCCAGGTCGCGCTGCCGCTGCTGGCTCCCGGGATCGTGACCGTCCTGCTGTTCACCACGGTCGCCACCTGGAACAACTACTTCCTCCCCCTGATCATGCTGAAGGACCCGGACTGGTACCCGCTGACCCTGGGTCTGAGCGCCTGGAGCTCGCAGGCACAGACCATCGGCGGTGACGTGATCTTCAACCTGGTGATCACCGGATCCCTGCTGACGATCATTCCGCTGATCGCCGCCTTCCTGTTCCTCCAGAAGTACTGGCAGTCCGGCCTCGCCGCCGGAAGCGTCAAGGAGTGA